One stretch of Myxocyprinus asiaticus isolate MX2 ecotype Aquarium Trade chromosome 23, UBuf_Myxa_2, whole genome shotgun sequence DNA includes these proteins:
- the LOC127413567 gene encoding VIP peptides-like, with protein sequence MFKAMRARNGSQLLLVITLCSVLYARTLSLPYASMRDTRHADGLFTSGYSKLLGQLSARRYLESLIGKRVSDDLMEDQAPTKRHSDAIFTDNYSRFRKQMAVKKYLNSVLTGKRSQEEPPSVQEESTGGETSFRESYDDVTVDQLMNHIPLHL encoded by the exons AT GTTTAAAGCAATGCGCGCGAGGAACGGCTCTCAGCTTCTGCTCGTGATAACCCTCTGCAGTGTTTTATATGCCCGGACCTTAAGTTTACCCTACGCCTCCATGAG AGATACAAGACACGCAGATGGTCTCTTCACAAGCGGATACAGTAAACTTCTAGGACAGTTATCTGCCAGACGGTACCTGGAGTCATTGATCGGGAAGCGAGTCAG TGATGATCTGATGGAAGACCAGGCGCCAACGAAGCGTCATTCAGACGCAATATTCACAGACAACTACAGTCGCTTTCGCAAGCAGATGGCGGTGAAGAAATATCTCAACTCCGTTCTCACGGGAAAGAGAAG TCAAGAAGAACCACCCAGCGTGCAGGAAGAATCGACTGGCGGAGAGACCTCGTTTCGGGAGAGCTATGATGACGTCACTGTAGACCAACTTATGAATCACATACCACTG CATCTCTGA